The following coding sequences are from one Epinephelus fuscoguttatus linkage group LG5, E.fuscoguttatus.final_Chr_v1 window:
- the LOC125889522 gene encoding protein IWS1 homolog isoform X2: MDGEEDDFMSASHSDDGGGTPVQDEHPASDGEEARSDGHQSEDDGSNDEDAPHAMKTSGVASGSDNELHQGADSDSEGEAPSRRHDDKSDSDGEAGRGRHNDDKSDSEGEAPRGRRRDDDKSDSEMEASRPADSDDDDDSPVKRRMSVSDNEEESPVKHGASDNEEGGRSPPANCRGSSSDMEEGEERPKAAAESDSENEEDKPAASPARRSNADSDSDTETPARRKAAQIDSDEEEEEKQQEKAEGGGGGGGGKWKAVMQSDSEDEEEEGQTRKASAGSDGEQQQEEREQKDDSDDEDEKPVKRKKAILSDSEDEEKADKPAVKRSRAVSDDENSDSDGGSVGPDKSLAAKLRELGSDSGSEDDERLKATATGKKDEKALFGSDSDSGDGDEEEKMIADIFGESGDEEEEEFTGFNQEDLEGEKKESKEKQQEVEEESDSDEGVDRSGQDTSFMSDFDIMLARRKAMNSRKRRHRDGGTFISDADDVVSAMISKMNEAAEEDRTLNSQKKPALKKLTLLPQVVMHLKKQDLKETFIDSGVMSAIKEWISPLPDKSLPALRIREELLRILQELPSVSQETLKHSGIGRSVMFLYKHPKESRANKDLALKLINEWSRPIFGLTSNYKGMTREERQQRDLDQQMPQRQRLSQPQKVERAEEPDVFSPPISSGGQTPRRDLEKQLTGEEKALRPGDPGFCARARVPMPSNKDYVVRPKWNVEMESNRSYKKGISLLEKHKRRFAEKRKMGRPQGAVKISIEGNRMPL, from the exons ATGGACGGAGAGGAGGACGACTTCATGTCCGCGAGCCACTCCG ATGATGGAGGCGGCACGCCAGTTCAGGACGAACATCCGGCATCAGATGGCGAGGAGGCGAGGAGCGACGGACATCAGTCTGAG GACGACGGCAGCAATGATGAAGACGCTCCCCACGCCATGAAGACCAGCGGGGTGGCCAGCGGCTCCGACAATGAGTTACACCAAGGAGCCGACAGTGACTCAGAGGGCGAGGCCCCCAGCCGCCGTCATGACGACAAAAGTGACTCCGACGGTGAGGCTGGCAGGGGCCGCCACAATGACGACAAAAGCGACTCGGAAGGCGAGGCCCCCAGGGGCCGCCGTCGAGATGATGACAAAAGTGACTCTGAGATGGAGGCTTCACGTCCCGCTGACAGCGATGATGATGACGACTCGCCGGTCAAACGCAGGATGAGCGTCTCAGACAACGAGGAGGAGTCGCCCGTCAAACACGGAGCTTCAGACAACGAGGAGGGGGGAAGGTCACCTCCCGCCAATTGCAGGGGGAGCAGCTCGGAcatggaggaaggagaggagaggcccAAAGCGGCCGCAGAGAGCGACTCGGAGAATGAGGAGGACAAACCTGCGGCATCTCCCGCCCGCCGGTCCAATGCAGACAGTGACTCTGACACAGAGACGCCTGCCAGACGTAAGGCGGCACAGATAGACtctgacgaggaggaggaggagaaacagcaggagaaggcggagggaggaggaggaggaggaggagggaagtggAAGGCTGTGATGCAGTCTGACAgtgaggacgaggaggaggagggacaaaCGAGGAAGGCTTCAGCAGGAAGTgatggagagcagcagcaggaggagagggagcagaAAGATGACAGTGATGACGAGGATGAGAAGCCAG tgaaGAGGAAGAAGGCCATCCTGTCAgacagtgaggatgaggagaAAGCAGACAAACCAG cAGTGAAGAGGAGTCGTGCAGTGTCAGATGACGAGAACTCTGACAGCGACGGCGGCTCTGTCGGTCCCGATAAGAGTCTGGCCGCCAAACTGAGAGAGCTCGGCTCGGACAGCGGGAGCGAGGACGACGAGAGGTTGAAGGCCACGGCCACGGGGAAGAAGGACGAGAAGGCGCTGTTTGGCAGTGACAGCGACTCTGGAGACGGCGATGAAGAGGA GAAAATGATCGCAGACATTTTTGGAGAGTCtggagatgaagaggaagaggagttcACG GGTTTCAACCAGGAGGACCTGGAGGGGGAGAAGAAGGAGTCCAAGGAGAAacagcaggaggtggaggaggagtcTGACTCTGATGAAGGAGTCGACCGCAGCGGCCAAGA CACCTCCTTCATGTCGGACTTTGACATCATGCTCGCTCGGAGGAAAGCCATGAACAGCAGGAAGCGGCGGCACCGCGACGGGGGGACGTTCATCAGCGACGCCGACGACGTGGTCAGCGCCATGATCTCCAAGATGAACGAAGCAGCAGAG GAAGATCGAACTCTGAACAGTCAGAAGAAACCAGCGCTGAAAAAACTCACTCTGCTGCCACAAGTCGTCATGCACCTCAAGAA ACAGGACTTGAAGGAGACGTTCATCGACAGCGGTGTGATGTCAGCCATTAAAGAGTGGATCAGTCCTCTTCCAGACAAATCACTGCCTGCTCTCAGAATCAGAGAGGAGCTACTCAGGATCCTACAGGAA CTGCCCAGCGTGAGTCAGGAGACTCTGAAGCACAGCGGGATCGGACGCTCCGTCATGTTCCTGTACAAACATCCCAAAGAGTCTCGAGCCAACAAAGACCTCGCTCTCAAACTCATCA ATGAGTGGTCGCGGCCCATCTTCGGCTTGACGTCCAACTACAAGGGGATGACGAGAGAGGAGCGTCAGCAGAGAGATCTGGACCAGCAGATGCCTCAGAGACAACGACTGAG TCAGCCTCAGAAGGTGGAGAGGGCGGAGGAACCTGACGTCTTCTCTCCACCAATCAG ctCTGGTGGTCAGACGCCTCGAAGAGACCTGGAGAAACAGCTGACCGGGGAGGAGAA AGCTCTGAGACCAGGTGACCCTGGGTTCTGTGCCAGGGCTCGGGTGCCGATGCCCTCCAACAAAGACTACGTGGTACGACCCAAATGGAACGTAGAGATGGAGTCCAACAGG AGCTATAAGAAAGGCATCAGCCTGCTGGAGAAGCACAAGCGTCGCTTTGCAGAGAAGAGGAAAATGGGCCGTCCGCAGGGAGCTGTCAAGATCAGCATAGAGGGAAACAGAATGCCCCTGTAG